The Bacillus sp. Y1 genome has a window encoding:
- a CDS encoding DinB family protein yields MQKVVEGINHWIKRLPEEYNSMSEKEISNRPLPNKWSKKEILGHLCDSAINNIERFIKIQYEEPVYVIQSYNQDHWVVVQNYQDRPLDEIVNLFQTLNKQVVNIVKNIPNEKLSNLCDIGINQHKTLEWLIQDYLEHMEHHIHNQILIENIDL; encoded by the coding sequence GAGATTACCAGAAGAGTACAACTCTATGTCTGAAAAAGAAATTTCTAATCGACCATTACCGAATAAATGGTCTAAAAAAGAGATTTTAGGACATCTTTGTGACTCTGCGATAAATAATATTGAAAGGTTTATAAAAATTCAATATGAAGAACCAGTGTATGTTATTCAATCGTATAATCAAGACCATTGGGTAGTGGTTCAGAATTATCAAGATAGACCACTTGATGAAATAGTAAACCTTTTTCAGACATTAAATAAGCAAGTTGTTAATATTGTTAAGAATATTCCTAACGAAAAGCTATCCAACCTTTGTGACATAGGAATTAATCAACATAAGACACTAGAGTGGCTTATACAAGATTATCTTGAGCATATGGAACACCATATCCACAATCAAATCTTAATTGAAAATATTGACTTATAA